A section of the Dromaius novaehollandiae isolate bDroNov1 chromosome 6, bDroNov1.hap1, whole genome shotgun sequence genome encodes:
- the R3HCC1L gene encoding coiled-coil domain-containing protein R3HCC1L — MQQEAEGGRPRRRKPDMALYVPKARRDRTALGGPGRLERDVSEGGAEGRSPGARMQAARESGAARPGGETGADPPAASAGDPGPPAEPCPDPALAQPREKASGHPEARTAPSPGAQPGPAEGAAEPGGDPAGGAVLHLGCGVPEPVGGPAEATDAEEERERGGALPAVRSEGEGLGSRSEATGEGLSEAPAGAACEPGCTGGDVDHTPAFPRESAAGDGSSSRAAPGDPALESREPWLLPAVPADEDDGGLGGTRDGSSPKPEAGASPGAEESWDALFNDDGDCLDPRLLEELSGGPQHRKSLQAPRFDYYGAEPTAPDLSDDELPHVIEIYDFPPDFRTEDLLRVFCGYQKKGFDIKWVDDTHALGIFSSPVTARDALSTKHLMVKTRPLSQGTRAAKAKARAYADFLQPAKERPETSAALARRLVIGALGVRSTQTRAQRDAERKQLQEARERKRLENKQREDAWEGRE, encoded by the exons ATGCAGCAGGAGGCCGAGGGTGGCCGGCCTCGCCGCAGGAAGCCCGACATGGCACTCTACGTGCCCAAAGCGCGGCGGGACAGGACGGCGCTGGGAGGCCCTGGACGCCTGGAGCGGGACGTCTCCGAAGGCGGCGCCGAGGGGCGAAGCCCCGGCGCCAGGATGCAGGCGGCGAGGGAAAGCGGGGCAGCAAGGCCGGGGGGTGAGACaggcgccgaccccccggccgcctccgccgggGACCCCGGCCCTCCCGCTGAGCCCTGCCCGGATCCGGCCCTCGCCCAGCCCCGGGAGAAAGCGTCCGGCCACCCGGAGGCTAGGACAGCGCCGAGCCCTGGTGCCCAGCCCGGGCCCGCGGAGGGGGCGGCCGAGCCCGGGGGGGACCCCGCCGGCGGCGCGGTACTGCATTTGGGGTGTGGTGTGCCGGAGCCTGTGGGCGGCCCGGCTGAAGCCACGGAtgcggaggaggagagggagcgtGGCGGGGCTCTGCCTGCAGTGCGGAGCGAGGGAGAGGGACTGGGAAGCAGGTCTGAGGCCACGGGAGAGGGCCTCTCGGAGGCGCCCGCAGGAGCGGCCTGCGAGCCCGGCTGCACTGGGGGTGACGTGGACCACACGCCGGCATTCCCGCGGGAGAGCGCTGCTGGGGATGGCTCCTCcagccgggcagccccgggggacCCCGCTCTAGAGAGCCGCGAGCCCTGGCTCTTGCCTGCTGTGCCGGCTGACGAGGACGACGGGGGACTCGGTGGCACGCGGGACGGCAGCTCCCCGAAGCCCGAGGCCGGCGCCAGCCCGGGAGCTGAGGAGAGCTGGGACGCACTGTTCAACGACGATGGCGACTGCCTGGACCCCCGCCTGCTGGAGGAG ctcTCGGGGGGCCCGCAGCACCggaagagcctgcaggcaccccGCTTTGACTACTACGGGGCCGAGCCGACCGCGCCGGACCTCAGCGACGATGAGCTGCCCCACGTCATCGAGATCTATGACTTCCCCCCGGATTTCCGCACTGAGGACCTGCTGCGTGTCTTCTGCGGCTACCA GAAGAAGGGCTTCGACATTAAGTGGGTGGATGACACGCACGCCCTGGGCATCTTCTCCAGCCCCGTGACGG CGCGCGATGCCCTCAGCACCAAGCACCTGATGGTGAAGACTCGCCCGCTGTCCCAGGGCACCAGGGCGGCCAAGGCCAAAGCCAGGGCGTACGCTG ACTTCCTGCAGCCGGCCAAGGAGCGCCCCGAGACGTCGGCAGCGCTGGCCAGGCGGCTGGTGATCGGCGCCCTGGGGGTGCGCAGCACCCAGACGCGAGCCCAGCGGGACGCCGAGCGCAAGCAGCTGCAGGAGGCCCGGG AGAGGAAGCGCCTGGAGAACAAGCAGCGGGAAGACGCCTGGGAAGGCCGGGAGTGA
- the PYROXD2 gene encoding pyridine nucleotide-disulfide oxidoreductase domain-containing protein 2 isoform X2: protein MAARHSTRLPGGRAACWPRGRRLAHAGPAARLRREYDAVVIGAGHNGLVAAAYLQQAGLQTAVLERRHVLGGAAVTEEIVPGFKFSRASYLLSLLRPQIYTELELQRHGLRVLLRDPYSFTPLLEDGNPPRSLLLGHDMAWTQQQIARFSQRDAQAYPEYEAFMGGLVSAVDPLLDAPPVDTAALGQGSLLQRLRALRALQPLLRAGLALGRQLPRYYEVLTAPISKVLDHWFESEPLKATLATDAVIGAMAGPRTPGSGYVLLHHVMGTLDGRRGAWGYVAGGMGALSQAIASAAAARGAHIFAEKPVSRMLLGRDGRAQGVALQDGTEEQLPKDFVQRIQQVDTCSPVTKINVAVDRLPNFLAAPNTCDGRPLPHHQCSIHLNCESTQLLHQAFTEASDGHPSSRPMIELCIPSVLDPELAPRGCHVVSLFTQFTPPVLAGGQPWDEAARNAYADAVFNCIEAYAPGFKASVVGRDILTPPDLERIFGLPSGNIFHGAMSLDQLYFARPVPSYSGYRSPVPGLYLCGSGAHPGGGVMGAAGRNAARVALEDFRRL, encoded by the exons ATGGCAGCCAGGCACAGCACAAGGCTGCCCGGGGGCCGTGCCGCATgctggccgcggggccggcggctggcccacgcggggccggcggcccggcTGCGGCGAGAGTACGACGCGGTGGTGATCGGGGCAG GGCACAACGGGCTGGTGGCA GCCGCCTacctgcagcaggcagggctgcagacTGCCGTGCTGGAGAGGCGCCACGTGCTGGGCGGCGCGGCCGTCACGGAGGAGATCGTGCCAG GCTTCAAGTTTTCCCGGGCATCCTACCTGCTCAGCCTGCTGCGGCCGCAGATCTACACCGAGCTGGAGCTGCAG CGGCACGGCCTGAGGGTGCTCCTGCGGGACCCCTACTCCTTCACGCCGCTTCTGGAGGACGGGAACCCCCCGCGCTCCCTCCTGCTGGGGCACGACATGGCCTGGACCCAGCAGCAGATCGCTCGGTTCTCCCAGAGGGATGCTCAG GCTTATCCTGAGTACGAGGCGTTCATGGGAGGCTTGGTGTCCGCCGTCGACCCGCTGCTGGATGCTCCCCCCGTGGAtacagctgccctgggccagggcTCCCTGCTGCAGCGGCTCAGGGCCCTGCGAGCCCTGCAGCCCCTGCTGCGGGCAG GGCTGGCACTGGGGCGGCAGCTGCCCCGCTACTACGAGGTGCTCACGGCCCCCATCTCCAAG GTCCTCGATCACTGGTTCGAATCGGAGCCCTTGAAGGCAACACTGGCCACCGACGCGGTGATCGGCGCGATGGCCGGCCCCCGCACCCCCGGCAGTGGCTACGTGCTGCTGCACCACGTGATGGGCACGCTGGACGGCCGCCGGGGCGCCTGGGGCTACGTGGCCGGCGGCATGGGGGCCCTGTCCCAAGCCATCgccagcgcggcggccgcccggggaGCGCACATCTTTGCCGAGAAG cccgtAAGCCGCATGCTGCTGGGCCGGGACGGGAGGGCGCAGGGTGTCGCCCTGCAGGACGGGACggag GAGCAGCTGCCAAAGGACTTTGTCCAGCGGATCCAGCAGGTCGACACATGCTCCCCCGTCACCAAGATCAACG TGGCAGTGGATCGGCTGCCCAACTTCCTGGCTGCCCCGAACACCTGCGATGGCCGGCCCCTGCCCCACCACCAGTGCTCCATCCACCTCAACTGCGAGAGCACCCAGCTCCTCCACCAGGCTTTCACTGAGGCCAGTGACGGGCACCCCTCCAGCAG GCCCATGATCGAGCTCTGCATCCCGTCCGTGCTGGACCCGGAGctggccccgcggggctgccacGTCGTGTCGCTCTTCACGCAGTTCACCCCGCCGGTGCTGGCGGGCGGGCAGCCCTGGGACGAGGCGGCCCGTAACGCGTACGCGGACGCAG TGTTCAACTGCATCGAAGCCTACGCCCCGGGGTTCAAGGCCTCCGTCGTCGGCCGGGACATCCTGACGCCTCCGGACCTGGAGAGGATCTTTGGGCTGCCCAGTGGG AACATCTTCCACGGAGCGATGTCCCTGGACCAGCTGTACTTCGCCCGGCCGGTGCCGTCCTATTCAGGCTACAGGTCCCCCGTTCCAGGCTTGTACCTGTGTGGGAGCGGAGCCCACCCCG GAGGAGGAGTGATGGGGGCAGCAGGACGAAACGCAGCCCGGGTGGCCCTCGAAGACTTCAGGCGGCTGTGA
- the PYROXD2 gene encoding pyridine nucleotide-disulfide oxidoreductase domain-containing protein 2 isoform X1: MAARHSTRLPGGRAACWPRGRRLAHAGPAARLRREYDAVVIGAGHNGLVAAAYLQQAGLQTAVLERRHVLGGAAVTEEIVPGFKFSRASYLLSLLRPQIYTELELQRHGLRVLLRDPYSFTPLLEDGNPPRSLLLGHDMAWTQQQIARFSQRDAQAYPEYEAFMGGLVSAVDPLLDAPPVDTAALGQGSLLQRLRALRALQPLLRAGLALGRQLPRYYEVLTAPISKVLDHWFESEPLKATLATDAVIGAMAGPRTPGSGYVLLHHVMGTLDGRRGAWGYVAGGMGALSQAIASAAAARGAHIFAEKPVSRMLLGRDGRAQGVALQDGTEVRSKVVLSNASPQLTFLELTPQEQLPKDFVQRIQQVDTCSPVTKINVAVDRLPNFLAAPNTCDGRPLPHHQCSIHLNCESTQLLHQAFTEASDGHPSSRPMIELCIPSVLDPELAPRGCHVVSLFTQFTPPVLAGGQPWDEAARNAYADAVFNCIEAYAPGFKASVVGRDILTPPDLERIFGLPSGNIFHGAMSLDQLYFARPVPSYSGYRSPVPGLYLCGSGAHPGGGVMGAAGRNAARVALEDFRRL; encoded by the exons ATGGCAGCCAGGCACAGCACAAGGCTGCCCGGGGGCCGTGCCGCATgctggccgcggggccggcggctggcccacgcggggccggcggcccggcTGCGGCGAGAGTACGACGCGGTGGTGATCGGGGCAG GGCACAACGGGCTGGTGGCA GCCGCCTacctgcagcaggcagggctgcagacTGCCGTGCTGGAGAGGCGCCACGTGCTGGGCGGCGCGGCCGTCACGGAGGAGATCGTGCCAG GCTTCAAGTTTTCCCGGGCATCCTACCTGCTCAGCCTGCTGCGGCCGCAGATCTACACCGAGCTGGAGCTGCAG CGGCACGGCCTGAGGGTGCTCCTGCGGGACCCCTACTCCTTCACGCCGCTTCTGGAGGACGGGAACCCCCCGCGCTCCCTCCTGCTGGGGCACGACATGGCCTGGACCCAGCAGCAGATCGCTCGGTTCTCCCAGAGGGATGCTCAG GCTTATCCTGAGTACGAGGCGTTCATGGGAGGCTTGGTGTCCGCCGTCGACCCGCTGCTGGATGCTCCCCCCGTGGAtacagctgccctgggccagggcTCCCTGCTGCAGCGGCTCAGGGCCCTGCGAGCCCTGCAGCCCCTGCTGCGGGCAG GGCTGGCACTGGGGCGGCAGCTGCCCCGCTACTACGAGGTGCTCACGGCCCCCATCTCCAAG GTCCTCGATCACTGGTTCGAATCGGAGCCCTTGAAGGCAACACTGGCCACCGACGCGGTGATCGGCGCGATGGCCGGCCCCCGCACCCCCGGCAGTGGCTACGTGCTGCTGCACCACGTGATGGGCACGCTGGACGGCCGCCGGGGCGCCTGGGGCTACGTGGCCGGCGGCATGGGGGCCCTGTCCCAAGCCATCgccagcgcggcggccgcccggggaGCGCACATCTTTGCCGAGAAG cccgtAAGCCGCATGCTGCTGGGCCGGGACGGGAGGGCGCAGGGTGTCGCCCTGCAGGACGGGACggaggtgaggagcaaagtggtGCTGTCCAATGCCTCCCCCCAGCTCACCTTCCTGGAGCTCACCCCCCAG GAGCAGCTGCCAAAGGACTTTGTCCAGCGGATCCAGCAGGTCGACACATGCTCCCCCGTCACCAAGATCAACG TGGCAGTGGATCGGCTGCCCAACTTCCTGGCTGCCCCGAACACCTGCGATGGCCGGCCCCTGCCCCACCACCAGTGCTCCATCCACCTCAACTGCGAGAGCACCCAGCTCCTCCACCAGGCTTTCACTGAGGCCAGTGACGGGCACCCCTCCAGCAG GCCCATGATCGAGCTCTGCATCCCGTCCGTGCTGGACCCGGAGctggccccgcggggctgccacGTCGTGTCGCTCTTCACGCAGTTCACCCCGCCGGTGCTGGCGGGCGGGCAGCCCTGGGACGAGGCGGCCCGTAACGCGTACGCGGACGCAG TGTTCAACTGCATCGAAGCCTACGCCCCGGGGTTCAAGGCCTCCGTCGTCGGCCGGGACATCCTGACGCCTCCGGACCTGGAGAGGATCTTTGGGCTGCCCAGTGGG AACATCTTCCACGGAGCGATGTCCCTGGACCAGCTGTACTTCGCCCGGCCGGTGCCGTCCTATTCAGGCTACAGGTCCCCCGTTCCAGGCTTGTACCTGTGTGGGAGCGGAGCCCACCCCG GAGGAGGAGTGATGGGGGCAGCAGGACGAAACGCAGCCCGGGTGGCCCTCGAAGACTTCAGGCGGCTGTGA
- the LOXL4 gene encoding lysyl oxidase homolog 4, which translates to MAMPRATSPALLLLLLLLLCRAAPSGQDASPVQLRLAGPRGAAGEGRLEVLYQGRWGTVCDDGFDFHAATVACRQLGYAAAITWTHSATYGQGEGPIWLDNVQCGGSEASLGDCVHNGWGASDCHHGEDAGVVCSGPRQPPNLPGEALGPSLEEVRLKPVLARAKLSVPVMEGAVEVKHAGRWRQVCDAGWTRNNSRVVCGMLGFPREKGVDTNFYRKLWNMKLKDPSSSLRNLSQQNSFWVHRVQCRGSEPHLAHCTSQVAPAAPRQPACPRGMHAIVSCLPGTPRGKPPRKATLAKGLLVRLRAGAHAGEGRVEVLRNGQWGTVCGKRWDLLAASVVCRQLGYGTAKQALAGAQMGQGLGPIHLSEVRCTGHERSLGECRYQDAEQSGCGHEADAAVRCHVPHMGFQSQVRLAGGRSPKEGVVEVLVPVRGTRKWGAVCGAQWGLNEAMVVCRQLGLGFASHALQETWYWAGSPEAAEVVMSGVRCTGTELAIQQCQRHGPVHCPTGGGRFSAGVACTARAPDLVMNAQLVQETAYLEDRPLGLLYCAHEERCLSQSADRMQWPYGHRRLLRFSSQIHNVGRADFRPRMGRHAWTWHQCHRHFHSIEVFTHYDLLTLNGSKVAEGHKASFCLEDTNCPEGLQRRFACANFGEQGVSVGCWDTYRHDIDCQWVDITDVPPGSYTFQVVVNPKHEVAESDFSNNVMRCQCKYDGQRVWMHGCHTSDAYGADVVSELEERERLANNLV; encoded by the exons ATGGCGATGCCGAGGGCCACGAGCcccgcactgctgctgctgctgctgctgctgctgtgccgggCAGCCCCCAGCGGGCAGGATGCGTCCCCAGTGCAGCTgcggctggcggggccgcggggggctgccggggagggCCGCCTGGAGGTGCTCTACCAGGGCCGGTGGGGCACCGTGTGCGACGACGGCTTCGACTTCCACGCGGCCACCGTGGCCTGCCGGCAGCTGGGCTACGCCGCGGCCATCACCTGGACCCACAGTGCCACCTACGGCCAGGGCGAAG GCCCCATCTGGCTGGACAACGTGCAGTGCGGGGGCAGCGAGGCCTCACTGGGCGACTGCGTGCACAACGGCTGGGGCGCCAGCGACTGCCACCATGGCGAGGATGCTGGCGTGGTGTGCTCAGGGCCGCGCCAGCCCCCCAACCTCCCGGGAGAG GCGCTGGGGCCGAGCCTGGAGGAGGTGCGCCTCAAGCCCGTCCTGGCCCGGGCCAAGCTGAGCGTGCCAGTGATGGAGGGCGCCGTGGAGGTGAAGCATGCCGGGCGCTGGAGGCAGGTGTGCGACGCTGGCTGGACCCGCAACAACAGCCGCGTGGTGTGCGGCATGCTGGGCTTCCCCCGGGAGAAAGGCGTCGACACCAACTTCTACCG GAAGCTCTGGAACATGAAGCTGAAGGACCCCAGCTCCAG CCTGAGGAACCTCAGCCAGCAGAACAGCTTCTGGGTGCACCGGGTGCAGTGCCGGGGCTCGGAGCCCCACCTGGCCCACTGCACCTCCCAGGtggcccctgctgccccccggcAGCCTGCTTGCCCCCGCGGCATGCACGCCATCGTCAGCTGCCTCCCCGGCACGCCCAGGGGCAAGCCACCCCGCAAGGCCACCCTGGCAAAG GGTCTGCTGGTGCGCCTGCGAGCCGGCGCCCATGCCGGCGAGGGCCGGGTGGAGGTGCTGCGCAACGGGCAGTGGGGCACCGTGTGCGGCAAGCGGTGGGACCTGCTGGCGGCCAGCGTGGTGTGTCGGCAGCTGGGCTACGGGACGGCCAAGCAGGCGCTGGCGGGAGCCCAGATGGGCCAAG GCCTGGGGCCCATCCACCTGAGCGAGGTGCGCTGCACCGGCCACGAGCGCTCCCTGGGCGAGTGCCGCTACCAGGACGCGGAGCAGAGTGGGTGCGGGCACGAGGCCGACGCTGCCGTCCGCTGCCACGTGCCCCACATGGGCTTCCAGAGCCAG GTGCGGTTGGCAGGGGGCCGCAGCCCCAAGGAGGGCGTCGTGGAGGTGCTGGTGCCGGTGCGGGGGACGCGGAAGTGGGGCGCCGTGTGCGGCGCTCAGTGGGGGCTGAACGAGGCCATggtggtctgcaggcagctggggctgggctttGCCAGCCATGCCCTCCAG GAGACGTGGTACTGGGCCGGCAGCCCTGAGGCCGCCGAGGTGGTGATGAGCGGGGTGCGCTGCACGGGTACCGAGCTGGCCATCCAGCAGTGCCAGCGCCACGGCCCCGTGCACTGCCCCACCGGCGGGGGACGCTTCTCAGCAGGCGTTGCCTGCACCGCCC GTGCTCCGGACCTGGTGATGAACGCGCAGCTGGTGCAGGAGACGGCCTACCTGGAGGACCGCCCGCTGGGGCTGCTCTACTGCGCCCACGAGGAGCGCTGCCTCTCCCAGTCGGCCGACCGCATGCAGTGGCCCTACGGCCACCGCCGCCTGCTCCGCTTCTCCTCGCAGATCCACAACGTGGGCAGAGCCGACTTCCGGCCCCGCATGGGCCGGCACGCCTGGACCTGGCACCAGTGCCACCG GCACTTCCACAGCATCGAGGTGTTCACCCACTACGACCTGCTGACGCTCAACGGCTCCAAGGTGGCAGAAGGCCACAAGGCCAGCTTCTGCCTGGAAGACACCAACTGCCCCGAGG GGCTGCAGCGTCGCTTCGCCTGCGCCAACTTCGGTGAGCAGGGTGTGAGTGTGGGCTGCTGGGACACCTACCGGCACGACATCGACTGCCAGTGGGTCGACATCACCGACGTGCCGCCCGGCAGCTACACCTTCCAG GTGGTGGTGAACCCCAAGCACGAGGTGGCCGAGTCGGACTTCTCCAACAACGTGATGCGGTGCCAGTGCAAGTACGACGGGCAGCGCGTCTGGATGCACGGCTGCCACACCA GCGATGCCTACGGCGCCGACGTGGTCAGTGAGCTGGAGGAACGGGAGCGCCTGGCCAACAACCTTGTGTGA